One genomic segment of Arachis duranensis cultivar V14167 chromosome 4, aradu.V14167.gnm2.J7QH, whole genome shotgun sequence includes these proteins:
- the LOC110280385 gene encoding beta-hexosaminidase 1-like, translating into MPIRCFDHKLKCRLQTNNLTPKDGYQYFVLKAQEIARLENWTPVNWEETFNAFPSKLNPQTIVHNWLGPGVCPKAVAKGFRCIFSNQGVWFILVGEGNLS; encoded by the exons ATGCCTATTCGGTGTTTTGACCATAAACTGAAATGCAGGCTCCAGACTAACAACTTGACTCCGAAAGATGGCTATCAATATTTTGTACTGAAAGCGCAAGAAATAGCCCGTTTGGAAAACTGGACTCCAGTGAACTG GGAAGAAACCTTCAATGCATTTCCATCTAAGCTCAATCCACAAACTATAGTGCATAACTG GTTGGGTCCCGGTGTTTGTCCGAAGGCTGTTGCGAAAGGTTTCAGGTGCATTTTCAGTAACCAAGGAGTCTGGTTTATACTAGTAGGGGAAGGGAACCTTTCATAA